A genomic segment from Odontesthes bonariensis isolate fOdoBon6 chromosome 8, fOdoBon6.hap1, whole genome shotgun sequence encodes:
- the btg1 gene encoding protein BTG1: MHTLCARGTMKPEITAAVGFLSRFLRVKGHINDRQVQTFSQSLQDILAEKYMHHWFPDRPCKGSGYRCIRINHKMDPLVWQAGQRIGLTIQQLYLLLPSELTLWVDPFEVSYRIGEDGSICVLYETQPGPVGMPMSVAASSTSGSSMVESHLSCKDELRVLGRTSPSKAYNNMMTVSS, translated from the exons ATGCATACCCTTTGTGCCCGGGGAACGATGAAACCAGAGATCACCGCCGCCGTCGGATTTCTGTCGAGATTTCTGAGGGTAAAAGGACACATAAACGATCGACAGGTCCAAACGTTCAGCCAAAGCTTACAGGATATTTTGGCAG AAAAATATATGCACCACTGGTTCCCAGACAGGCCCTGCAAGGGCTCAGGTTACCGCTGCATTCGCATAAACCACAAGATGGATCCATTGGTGTGGCAGGCGGGCCAGCGCATCGGCCTGACCATCCAGCAACTCTACCTGCTGCTGCCCAGTGAGCTCACGCTCTGGGTGGACCCCTTCGAGGTGTCCTATCGCATCGGGGAAGACGGCTCCATCTGCGTCCTTTACGAGACACAGCCCGGCCCTGTCGGAATGCCAATGTCGGTCGCCGCCAGTTCCACCTCAGGAAGCTCCATGGTGGAAAGTCACCTCAGCTGCAAGGATGAACTGAGGGTGCTGGGCAGAACCAGTCCCTCCAAAGCCTACAATAATATGATGACTGTGTCCAGTTAA